From the Mesotoga prima MesG1.Ag.4.2 genome, the window AGTGTTTTCAAGTGCTTTGTAATGTGTCCTTTCATATCCGTGAGACGCTTCTACTCCTGGTCCAATAAGACCGAACCTAACATCGTATCCCGCTCTCAAAGAAGCTTCTACGTCTGAACCGTAGAATGGATAAATGTCAACAGAATAGTCGGCGCCAACTCTTTTTGCCGATTCAATAAGGCTTCTGACAACTGTGCTATCATAAGGACCTCCCGAATCTTTGGCACATATTGAAACGACATACTCGTCGGTTCTAAGAGTATCGCCAACGGCACCCATATCGACTGAGATGATTTCTTCGCTGTCATCCGGCATTGCGGCCGATGCGCCGTGACCCACTTCTTCGTAATTTGAGAAGAATAGGTAAGTCTTCCTGGAACAGGTTACCTTGCCTTCCGAAACTCTTCTTGCAAAATCAAGCAGAACGGCAACACTGGCTTTATCGTCGAGGTGTCTTGACTTCACGAAGCCATTCTTTGTCACAGTTGCTCTAGGATCGAAAGAGACAAAATCACCTGCCTCGATTCCCAGCTTCTGTAGATCTTCGGCGTTCTTGAGTTCTTCGTCGACACGTATCTCCATGTTTGCGATTTTTCTTTCAAGAGATCTGGCATTTTCGAAGACATGAACTGAAGGTGAGATCGATTGAATAGTCCCGCTGAAAGTCTTTCCCGTCTTTGAGTGTATGATGCAGTTTTCATTTTCTATGCTGTTCATTGTGAAACCACCGACGTTCGTTATTTCCAGGCGTCCGTTAGGCTTCAAAGACTTCACCATCGCTCCAAGCGTATCGACATGAGCGGCAAGTACTATTGGGTTTCCCCTTCCACCTATTTCAACTACAAGAGCTCCCTTTCTGGTTCTTCGAGGACTGAATCCAAGCCTTTTTAACTCGGAGTCGAGATAACCGATGATTGAATCTGTAAATCCAGATGGACTGGGAATATTAACAAGATCGACAAGCTCTTTCACTATATACAATTCACTGTAGTTCACAAAGACTCCCTCCGATTTTATCTGAGCATTCCTCTAACAATCATATCGGTTGCCTCTTCTTCAGTCAGTCCCTTGGACATAAGGGTCTCCATCTGCTTGACATTTACTCTCCCTATCGAGGCTTCGTGGGTAAGCTCGGCCTTTTCATTTCTCACGTACAATTCGGGAACTGTTCCAACCTCAACAGAGTCGCCTTTAATTATCTCGTTGCATTCTATGTGTCCCTTTGAATAGGCCGCATTTCCATAAGCTTTATTGATGATCTTCGCCCTACTCCTGTCTGTTGCAAAAACCGTGGTCTTTGCTATTCCCGAAGAGCCTTCACCGTTAAGATACAGCTGCTCGTCTATTTCGAGATAATCGTCATCTCTCTCGTAAACCTTGGATTCTATGTGGGCCGACGCGTCTTTTTCAAGATCAACATTCATCTTTACGAAGAGCTTGCCTACCCTGGTCTTAGTTAGATAAAAGAGATTCTGGAATCTCCCGCCTTCTCTAACTACCGTATTGTAGGTTGCCTTCACGGTTACTCCACCGTCTTTGCTGTGCATGTGAGTGTCTTCGTAAAGCATTTCGGAGTAATTCCCCACATCGGTATCTGCAATCATGGAATGAGTAAAATTCACACCGCTGGGGAAAACACAGTGCGATATGAATTTTGCCTTGGTGTGGTCTCCAAGACGGTTATGAATAAGAACCTCTTGGGTACCTTCTGGTTTGAGATAACCTGTACAGAGATGAATGGGGTTTTCAATAACCGTTCCACCATCAATTTCAAGCCAGATTTCCACTCCGTTGGTTAGTTCCTTTGCTCTTACGTGGACTCCGTCAACCGTGTTTCTGCCAATAACCTTATTACCGCTTACAATTATAGACACAATGTCCTTTCTCAAGAAATCTGAAACATTTCCACCGGCTCTCTCGTACTCTTT encodes:
- a CDS encoding M42 family metallopeptidase; its protein translation is MNYSELYIVKELVDLVNIPSPSGFTDSIIGYLDSELKRLGFSPRRTRKGALVVEIGGRGNPIVLAAHVDTLGAMVKSLKPNGRLEITNVGGFTMNSIENENCIIHSKTGKTFSGTIQSISPSVHVFENARSLERKIANMEIRVDEELKNAEDLQKLGIEAGDFVSFDPRATVTKNGFVKSRHLDDKASVAVLLDFARRVSEGKVTCSRKTYLFFSNYEEVGHGASAAMPDDSEEIISVDMGAVGDTLRTDEYVVSICAKDSGGPYDSTVVRSLIESAKRVGADYSVDIYPFYGSDVEASLRAGYDVRFGLIGPGVEASHGYERTHYKALENTLKLIEGYVGN
- a CDS encoding SufB/SufD family protein, translated to MINSNFEREFTAIAKEYERAGGNVSDFLRKDIVSIIVSGNKVIGRNTVDGVHVRAKELTNGVEIWLEIDGGTVIENPIHLCTGYLKPEGTQEVLIHNRLGDHTKAKFISHCVFPSGVNFTHSMIADTDVGNYSEMLYEDTHMHSKDGGVTVKATYNTVVREGGRFQNLFYLTKTRVGKLFVKMNVDLEKDASAHIESKVYERDDDYLEIDEQLYLNGEGSSGIAKTTVFATDRSRAKIINKAYGNAAYSKGHIECNEIIKGDSVEVGTVPELYVRNEKAELTHEASIGRVNVKQMETLMSKGLTEEEATDMIVRGMLR